The Terriglobales bacterium genomic sequence CATCCAGGATTCGTCGGCGGCGCTCATGGAGTCATTCTAGTTGTCTACCCAGCAGGCTGCTGTTGGGTGGTGCAGTGGATAGCGCCCAGTCCCCAGATGAAGTCGCCGCAGTAGATGGGGATGACCAGGCGCCCGGGGAAAAGCCCGGCCAGGATGTTCAAGGCCGCGCGGTCGTTGGAGTCGTTGAAGGTGGGAACGAGCACTATGCCGTTGGCGATGTAGAAGTTGGCGTAGCTGGCGGGCAGGCGCTGGCCGCGGAAGATGACCGGGGCGGGCATGGGCAACTCGACCACACGCAGCGGGCGGCCGTCCTGGTCGGTGGAGGACTTGAGGCGCGCCAGGTTGGCGGTGAGCGGCTGGTGGTTGGGATCCTTGGGATTGCGTTCGACGGCGGCGACAACGGTGTCCGGCGCGACAAAGCGCGCGATGTCGTCCACGTGGCCGTGGGTGTCGTCGCCGACGATGCCGCGCCCCAGCCAGATCACTTTGGTGATGCCCAGATAGTCGGCGAGGACGCGCTCCAGGTCGGCGCGGCCGAGGCCGGGATTGCGCTGCTGCGGGCGGTTGAGCAGACACTCTTCCGTGGTGAGCAGCGTGCCGCAGCCGTTCACGTCAATGCTGCCGCCTTCAAGGACCACCGGGCGCTGCCGCCTGCCGGATTCCACCGCCGGACGCCAGCAGGGAAGTCCGGTGTGGCGAAGAAAAGAAATGATGCGCTCGGCCGCGGCGGCATCCTTGCGCCAGTCGGGATACTT encodes the following:
- a CDS encoding agmatine deiminase family protein, with the translated sequence MTDPHASLAPSATPAALGYRMPAEWAPHAATWIGWPHNRTDWPGKFEAIPWVYAEIVRHLVAGERVEILVQSGAAKRSALEVLRRAHVPLSNIRFHPWPTNRGWTRDFAPLFVSRKRSGAARVRRLPGVTPPSALALVKWRFNAWAKYPDWRKDAAAAERIISFLRHTGLPCWRPAVESGRRQRPVVLEGGSIDVNGCGTLLTTEECLLNRPQQRNPGLGRADLERVLADYLGITKVIWLGRGIVGDDTHGHVDDIARFVAPDTVVAAVERNPKDPNHQPLTANLARLKSSTDQDGRPLRVVELPMPAPVIFRGQRLPASYANFYIANGIVLVPTFNDSNDRAALNILAGLFPGRLVIPIYCGDFIWGLGAIHCTTQQQPAG